The following coding sequences are from one Natrarchaeobaculum sulfurireducens window:
- a CDS encoding type II secretion system F family protein: protein MTLSSVVPLAFALALCVPILLATVHEGVDRALTRVSIGLFGGYIEEFREEHPNRQQALRMAHMPTTYREYGSKTMCYAAIAAVVGSILGIYVIWALLLVLAIEPDTMREALPGPLEFLANLGGLPALSAGELFVLFTVACVTLGAIAASLAYWIRWWYPAYVADSRKREIDAALPSTIAFVYALSKSGMAFPEVVRIVARHEATYGEAAAEFEVAIRHMDTFGVDVITALQHMGRQSPSPTFSEFTENLVSVLQSGHSLSTFLERQHQEYQAEAESQQERVLELLGTLAEAYVTVLVAGPLFLVTILVVIGISVGGTVEPLQVLIYLILPLGNLVFVVYLSMVTDSLIPGSTRPDEPEPVTPITGGSRGTNGENRGAVSTAVAAETVRSNVERIQYHRRLQAIRDRFASPLETLLERPNLTLAITVPVALAVVAWQSQAAITADGFDVTVIDDVVALALLFVLVTFAAFYELHRRRIDAVAAAVPDLLDRLASVNEAGSSMVLAVDHVRNSELGPLGEELDRVWADVQWGADLSSAFRRFESRVGTRAVSRAVTLITEAMNASGNLATVLRIAGRQAASDRRLKRERGQVMVEYMIVVYISFLVFLFIVTVLAAYLLPNIPVEGLEAGGGGAEVDGLAGLSAGEMDAYGTLFYHATLVQGLLSGLIAGQLSTGDVRAGAKHAAAMIALSVLLFAVVV from the coding sequence ATGACGCTCTCGAGTGTCGTTCCGCTGGCGTTTGCACTCGCTCTCTGCGTGCCAATTCTCCTCGCGACCGTCCACGAAGGCGTCGATCGCGCATTGACACGTGTTTCGATCGGTCTGTTCGGTGGCTATATCGAAGAGTTTCGCGAGGAGCATCCGAACCGACAGCAGGCGCTTCGGATGGCGCACATGCCGACGACCTATCGGGAGTACGGATCGAAGACGATGTGTTACGCCGCGATCGCTGCCGTCGTCGGCTCGATCCTCGGGATCTACGTTATCTGGGCCCTCTTGCTCGTACTCGCGATCGAGCCCGACACGATGCGTGAGGCATTGCCCGGCCCGCTCGAGTTCCTCGCGAATCTCGGTGGCCTGCCGGCGCTGTCGGCGGGGGAGCTGTTCGTCCTCTTCACCGTCGCCTGTGTTACGCTGGGCGCGATCGCGGCCAGCCTCGCTTACTGGATCCGGTGGTGGTATCCTGCCTACGTAGCCGATTCGCGCAAGCGCGAGATCGACGCGGCGCTTCCGTCGACCATCGCGTTCGTCTATGCGCTCTCGAAAAGCGGGATGGCGTTTCCCGAGGTGGTTCGGATCGTCGCCCGCCACGAGGCAACCTACGGGGAAGCCGCCGCGGAGTTCGAGGTCGCGATCCGTCATATGGACACCTTCGGGGTCGACGTCATCACCGCCCTCCAGCATATGGGCCGACAGTCGCCGAGCCCGACGTTCAGTGAGTTTACCGAGAACCTCGTCAGCGTCCTCCAGAGCGGACACAGCCTCTCTACGTTTCTCGAGCGACAGCACCAGGAGTATCAGGCCGAAGCCGAATCCCAACAAGAACGCGTCCTCGAGTTACTGGGGACGCTTGCGGAGGCGTACGTGACGGTACTCGTCGCCGGCCCACTCTTTCTCGTGACGATACTGGTCGTCATCGGCATCTCCGTGGGTGGGACGGTCGAGCCGCTGCAGGTACTGATCTACCTGATCCTGCCGCTCGGGAATCTCGTCTTCGTCGTCTACCTCAGCATGGTTACCGACTCGCTCATCCCCGGCAGCACCAGGCCGGACGAACCGGAGCCAGTAACGCCCATAACGGGTGGGTCGAGGGGTACCAACGGTGAGAACCGAGGCGCAGTCTCGACAGCTGTAGCTGCTGAGACCGTCCGATCGAACGTCGAGCGAATCCAGTATCACCGTCGGCTGCAAGCGATTCGCGACCGGTTCGCATCCCCGCTCGAGACGCTGCTCGAACGGCCGAACCTGACTCTCGCGATCACCGTCCCGGTCGCGCTCGCCGTCGTCGCCTGGCAGTCGCAAGCGGCGATTACGGCTGACGGATTCGACGTGACCGTCATCGACGACGTCGTCGCGCTCGCGTTGCTGTTCGTCCTCGTGACGTTCGCCGCCTTCTACGAACTGCATCGCCGCCGGATCGACGCCGTCGCGGCGGCCGTCCCGGACCTCCTCGACCGACTCGCGAGCGTCAACGAAGCCGGTTCGTCGATGGTGCTGGCCGTCGATCACGTCCGAAACTCCGAACTCGGACCGCTCGGCGAGGAACTCGATCGAGTTTGGGCCGACGTCCAGTGGGGGGCCGACCTCTCGAGTGCGTTTCGCCGGTTCGAGAGTCGTGTCGGCACCAGAGCCGTCTCCCGGGCGGTCACGCTCATCACCGAGGCGATGAACGCGAGCGGAAACCTCGCGACCGTCCTCCGGATCGCTGGTCGCCAGGCCGCGTCCGATCGACGGCTCAAGCGCGAACGGGGCCAGGTGATGGTCGAATACATGATCGTCGTCTACATCTCGTTTCTAGTGTTCCTGTTCATCGTCACGGTGCTCGCGGCCTACCTCTTGCCGAACATCCCGGTGGAGGGGCTCGAGGCAGGGGGTGGCGGCGCAGAGGTCGACGGGCTCGCCGGTCTCTCAGCCGGCGAGATGGACGCGTACGGAACGTTGTTCTATCACGCGACCCTCGTCCAGGGGCTCCTCTCGGGGCTGATCGCCGGCCAACTGAGTACCGGCGACGTACGCGCTGGCGCGAAACACGCGGCAGCTATGATCGCGCTTTCGGTGCTCCTGTTCGCGGTCGTCGTCTGA
- a CDS encoding class I SAM-dependent methyltransferase produces the protein MADEHDRAADRSKRAAVRDTYDRIASHFASTREYAWPEVESFVHTHGDRTDRDASSPRREPTVGLDLGCGNCRHAEVLAAETDLESIVGVDASRGLLETGRERAREREFDVALLQADAAELPLATDAVDLAVYVATLHHLPTRLARRASLDELARVLRPDGRALVSAWSTAHNRFDETEGFDTTVEWTLPGGETVDRFYHIYDPDEFEADLETSALKICEWELSSGNCYATVAGSVDSV, from the coding sequence ATGGCCGACGAACACGACCGGGCGGCCGACCGATCGAAGCGCGCAGCCGTCCGCGACACGTACGATCGGATCGCCTCCCACTTCGCGTCCACCCGCGAGTACGCCTGGCCCGAGGTCGAATCGTTCGTCCACACACACGGGGACCGGACCGACCGCGACGCCTCGAGCCCCCGTCGGGAGCCGACGGTCGGACTCGACCTCGGCTGTGGAAACTGCCGGCACGCCGAAGTGCTGGCCGCCGAGACCGACCTCGAGTCGATCGTCGGCGTCGACGCCAGCCGCGGACTGCTCGAGACGGGACGTGAACGGGCCCGCGAACGTGAATTCGACGTCGCGTTGTTGCAAGCCGACGCCGCGGAACTCCCGCTCGCGACGGATGCCGTCGACCTCGCTGTCTACGTCGCGACGCTGCATCACCTGCCAACCCGTCTGGCCAGGCGAGCAAGTCTCGACGAACTCGCCCGCGTGCTCAGACCGGACGGCCGCGCGCTGGTCAGCGCCTGGTCGACCGCCCACAACCGCTTCGACGAGACCGAGGGGTTCGATACGACCGTCGAGTGGACCCTCCCCGGCGGGGAGACCGTCGACCGCTTCTACCACATCTACGACCCCGACGAGTTCGAGGCGGACCTCGAGACGAGCGCCCTCAAGATTTGCGAGTGGGAACTCTCGAGTGGGAACTGTTATGCGACGGTCGCCGGGTCGGTGGACTCCGTCTAA
- a CDS encoding GNAT family N-acetyltransferase: MDLEFDLLGWPPDGPKLRLDYRRFSYAGKFVMTNTGKAVVRDGEEIVAAIAFNEDRTDAETLWLRYVTVDRHRRGEGIGPRLCRFARDRALERGYDRLRIAVNNPFAYEALYRAGFGYTGETTGIAELILEHPRRADASDAVDVTDATDADDIGSSPRARYQAGLEAFRERDLSAEEETFLESRRGSDPPAVDETDV; encoded by the coding sequence GTGGACCTCGAGTTCGACCTGCTTGGTTGGCCGCCGGACGGCCCGAAACTCCGGCTCGACTACCGACGGTTCAGCTACGCCGGCAAGTTCGTGATGACGAACACGGGGAAGGCCGTCGTGCGAGACGGCGAGGAGATCGTCGCAGCCATCGCGTTCAACGAAGATCGAACCGATGCAGAGACGCTGTGGCTACGCTACGTCACCGTCGACCGACACCGACGTGGCGAGGGGATCGGCCCCCGACTGTGTCGGTTCGCCCGCGACCGGGCGCTCGAGCGCGGCTACGACCGGCTTCGAATCGCCGTCAACAACCCGTTCGCGTACGAGGCGCTGTACCGCGCCGGGTTCGGCTACACGGGCGAGACGACGGGAATCGCCGAGTTGATCCTCGAACATCCTCGGCGGGCCGACGCTTCCGACGCCGTCGACGTGACCGATGCCACCGACGCCGACGACATCGGATCGAGCCCGCGAGCGCGCTACCAGGCGGGCCTCGAGGCGTTTCGCGAGCGCGACCTCTCCGCCGAGGAGGAGACCTTTCTCGAGTCCCGCCGCGGGAGCGATCCGCCAGCAGTCGACGAAACGGACGTTTGA
- the fen gene encoding flap endonuclease-1, which yields MGNAALRDIAVIEEIPFDDVSGIVAVDAHNWLYRYLTTTVKWTSSDAYTTADGTEVANLIGIVQGLPKFFEHDVTPVMVFDGGPSELKADEIESRREQRETYEEQLEIAREEGDAVAIAQLESRTQRLTSTIQETSRELLGLLDVPVVEAPAEGEAQAAHMVRRGDADYVGSEDYDALLFGAPYTLRQLTSKGDPELMDLEATLANHDLTQEQLIDAAILIGTDFNEGVSGIGPKTAIKEITEHGDLWSVLEARGDSVEHGDRVRQLFREPNVTDEYEFDTALEPDLEAAREFVCGEWGVDEDEVARGFERIDETVTQTGLDRWT from the coding sequence ATGGGAAATGCAGCACTTCGCGACATCGCCGTCATCGAGGAGATTCCCTTCGATGACGTCTCCGGTATCGTCGCCGTCGACGCACACAACTGGCTGTATCGGTACCTGACGACGACGGTCAAGTGGACCTCGAGCGACGCGTACACGACCGCAGACGGCACCGAGGTCGCCAACCTGATCGGCATCGTTCAGGGACTGCCCAAGTTCTTCGAACACGACGTCACGCCGGTGATGGTCTTCGACGGCGGTCCCTCCGAGCTCAAAGCCGACGAGATCGAATCCCGTCGCGAGCAACGCGAAACCTACGAGGAGCAACTCGAGATCGCCCGCGAGGAGGGCGACGCGGTGGCAATCGCCCAACTCGAGTCCCGAACGCAGCGATTGACGTCGACGATTCAGGAGACGAGTCGCGAACTGCTAGGGCTGCTCGACGTGCCGGTGGTCGAAGCCCCCGCCGAGGGCGAGGCCCAGGCCGCACACATGGTCCGACGCGGCGACGCCGACTACGTCGGCTCCGAAGACTACGACGCGTTGCTGTTCGGCGCACCGTACACCCTCCGGCAACTGACGAGCAAGGGCGATCCCGAACTGATGGATCTCGAGGCGACGCTCGCAAACCACGACCTCACACAGGAACAACTGATCGATGCGGCCATCCTGATCGGAACGGACTTCAACGAGGGCGTCTCGGGCATCGGCCCGAAAACGGCGATCAAAGAGATCACCGAACACGGCGATCTCTGGAGCGTCCTCGAAGCCCGCGGCGACAGCGTCGAACACGGCGACCGGGTCCGACAGCTGTTTCGGGAGCCGAACGTCACCGACGAGTACGAGTTCGACACGGCGCTCGAGCCCGACCTCGAGGCCGCCCGCGAGTTCGTCTGCGGGGAGTGGGGGGTCGACGAAGACGAGGTGGCCCGCGGGTTCGAGCGGATCGACGAGACCGTCACACAGACCGGATTGGATCGCTGGACCTGA
- a CDS encoding hydantoinase/oxoprolinase family protein, whose translation MTERLAVDIGGTFVDAITFDRSTRNVTVEKASTTPAEPASGVVSSVEKVDATLEETEAFVHGTTLGLNAVLERTGATTGIITNEGFRDVYEIGRTSVERESMYDIRYQKPETLVDRRRRVGVPGRLDATGEEVDPLDAEAVREAATQLVEERGVEGIAICFLHSYRNPAHEREAARIVREAYPTVSVSISSDITREYREYERTSTAVMDAYIKPIFETYVDEVDEALSARGFDAPFFITRSGGGTLTADRATNAPVHTILSGPAGGLIGASHVGRETGRENLITVDVGGTSLDACVIEDGSPAVKYDSRLEHQPLQIPVYDIRTIGAGGGSIAWLDGELLKVGPQSAGADPGPVAYGQGGTEPTVTDAAVALGYVDPGDFLGGEMELDADGARGALEETLAEPLGSSVTAVSRGIFDVTLANTVGAIRELTIEKGLDPREFSMLSFGGAGPMLVPLLAREMGVEEVVVPTAPSVFSALGMLMADVVYDFSRTNIEALTDLEVSALESTFDALDAEAIETLTAEGFDAEAIDLEHTLEMRYLGQEHTVEVDANELESIADLGDRFEADHESRYGHTMDDPAEVVHQRVRAVGRNDKPPLEREQPVDVSPEPVGTRDAFCFAEGERTAFDVYDRDDLRAGAQLDGPAIVREPTTTIVFHSDQTATVDEYGQLVITGGDTA comes from the coding sequence GTGACAGAGAGACTTGCAGTCGACATCGGTGGGACGTTCGTCGACGCGATCACGTTCGATCGCTCGACCCGCAACGTGACCGTCGAGAAGGCGTCGACGACCCCCGCCGAGCCGGCGTCCGGAGTCGTCTCCTCGGTCGAGAAGGTCGATGCGACCCTCGAGGAGACCGAAGCGTTCGTTCACGGGACGACGCTCGGATTGAACGCCGTCTTAGAGCGGACGGGCGCGACGACGGGAATTATCACGAACGAGGGCTTCAGGGACGTCTACGAGATCGGACGCACGAGCGTCGAGCGGGAGTCGATGTACGACATTCGCTACCAGAAACCGGAGACGCTCGTCGACCGACGGCGACGCGTCGGCGTCCCGGGCCGACTGGACGCCACCGGCGAGGAGGTCGACCCACTAGACGCCGAGGCCGTCAGGGAAGCCGCCACACAGCTCGTCGAGGAGCGAGGTGTCGAGGGGATCGCCATCTGTTTCCTTCACTCCTATCGAAACCCAGCCCACGAACGGGAGGCCGCCCGGATCGTTCGCGAGGCCTACCCGACGGTCAGCGTCTCCATCTCGAGCGACATCACGCGCGAGTATCGCGAATACGAGCGAACGAGTACGGCCGTGATGGACGCCTACATCAAACCGATCTTCGAGACGTACGTCGACGAGGTAGACGAGGCGCTTTCAGCGCGCGGGTTCGACGCACCCTTTTTCATCACCCGATCGGGTGGCGGGACGCTCACCGCCGACAGGGCGACCAACGCGCCGGTACATACCATCCTCTCTGGCCCCGCCGGTGGACTCATCGGTGCGTCCCACGTCGGCCGCGAGACTGGCCGCGAGAATCTCATTACGGTCGACGTCGGCGGGACCAGCCTCGACGCCTGCGTCATCGAAGACGGTTCCCCTGCGGTAAAGTACGACTCCCGACTCGAGCACCAGCCGCTGCAGATCCCCGTCTACGACATCCGAACGATCGGTGCCGGTGGCGGTTCGATCGCCTGGCTCGACGGCGAACTCCTCAAGGTCGGGCCCCAGAGCGCCGGTGCCGATCCGGGACCAGTCGCGTACGGACAGGGTGGAACCGAACCCACCGTCACCGACGCGGCCGTCGCGCTCGGATACGTCGATCCCGGTGACTTCCTCGGCGGCGAGATGGAACTCGACGCCGACGGCGCACGAGGCGCGCTCGAGGAGACGCTCGCCGAACCGCTCGGCTCGAGCGTTACGGCCGTCTCGCGGGGGATCTTCGACGTCACGCTCGCAAATACCGTCGGCGCGATCCGCGAACTCACGATCGAGAAGGGACTCGATCCCCGCGAGTTTTCGATGCTTTCGTTCGGCGGCGCGGGACCGATGCTCGTCCCCCTGCTCGCCCGTGAGATGGGTGTCGAGGAGGTCGTCGTCCCGACGGCACCGTCGGTGTTCTCCGCGCTTGGGATGCTCATGGCCGACGTCGTCTACGACTTCTCGCGGACGAACATCGAGGCGCTGACCGATCTCGAGGTGTCTGCCCTCGAGTCGACGTTCGACGCCCTAGATGCCGAGGCCATCGAGACGCTCACGGCAGAGGGGTTCGACGCCGAGGCGATCGATCTCGAGCACACCCTCGAGATGCGCTATCTGGGCCAGGAACACACCGTCGAGGTGGATGCGAACGAACTCGAGTCGATCGCCGACCTCGGCGATCGCTTCGAGGCCGATCACGAGAGCCGATACGGCCACACGATGGACGATCCGGCGGAGGTCGTCCACCAGCGAGTACGCGCTGTCGGACGCAACGACAAACCGCCGCTCGAGCGCGAGCAGCCGGTCGACGTCTCGCCCGAACCTGTCGGGACGAGGGACGCGTTCTGTTTCGCCGAGGGCGAACGAACCGCGTTCGACGTCTACGACCGCGACGATCTGCGGGCGGGAGCACAGCTCGACGGCCCGGCGATCGTCCGGGAGCCGACGACGACCATCGTTTTTCACTCGGATCAGACGGCGACCGTCGACGAGTATGGCCAACTCGTCATCACCGGAGGTGACACTGCATGA
- a CDS encoding hydantoinase B/oxoprolinase family protein, which yields MSEPNTDSQTTIDAATVEVVRNYLTSAATEMQRTLVRTAYNTIIYEILDFGISLYDRDRTLIADSPGLALFLGANDYALEKLVEHVGEENIEPGDVLLMNYPYWSSTHTLDVGVFAPIFQEGPEVPREENELLGYAATRAHWLDLGAKDEGYVLDSTDVHQEGVIFPGTKVHKRGEPDEEVLDLIRFNSRLPDKVLGDLNAQIAAIRTGTRRLRELHEKYGGETINACIERIQDHGERTAREAVRALPDGAWSAVDYADGTTGDGIRIEVEVTIDGEEVHVDFSGSAEQVDGPLNIPRGMTETVCKLCFKTITTPEEASNAGQYEPLSIHAPEGNVFNASYPAPTFTIWTGIVSVDVVFKALAKAMPERVPASSGGDLNDIMLFGEDPETGRQFVEANNDAVGWGGTTDHDGATAIMHITETMVQNIPIEVFESKAPVSFDELSLRQDSGGAGEYRGGLGLRRDFRMESPVGALSIVQKTREPGWGIDGGDPGAKNGVVLECHDDADERVQVLVDNTDIYDDDRQWVGMFRGTFLEDEVISNRTGGGGGYGDPFDRDPEAVREDVIDGYVSRKAAREEYGVVITDDDDIDWEETDRRRSKST from the coding sequence ATGAGCGAGCCAAACACGGACAGCCAGACGACGATCGACGCCGCCACCGTCGAGGTGGTGCGCAACTACCTCACCTCGGCTGCGACGGAGATGCAACGAACGCTGGTCAGGACCGCGTACAACACGATCATCTACGAGATCTTAGACTTCGGGATCTCGCTGTACGACCGCGACCGCACCCTGATCGCCGATTCGCCGGGACTGGCGCTCTTTCTCGGCGCAAACGACTACGCACTCGAGAAGCTAGTCGAACACGTCGGCGAGGAGAACATAGAGCCGGGCGACGTGTTGCTGATGAACTACCCCTACTGGAGTTCGACGCACACGCTCGACGTGGGCGTCTTCGCGCCCATCTTCCAGGAGGGTCCAGAGGTGCCTCGCGAGGAGAACGAACTGCTCGGCTACGCCGCGACGCGGGCTCACTGGCTCGATCTCGGAGCGAAAGACGAAGGATACGTCCTCGACTCAACGGACGTCCACCAGGAGGGGGTCATCTTTCCCGGTACGAAGGTCCACAAGCGTGGCGAGCCCGACGAGGAGGTGCTCGACCTGATTCGGTTTAACTCTCGGCTCCCGGATAAGGTGCTTGGAGACCTGAACGCCCAGATCGCTGCGATCCGGACCGGAACACGTCGACTCCGGGAACTCCACGAGAAGTACGGCGGCGAGACGATCAACGCCTGCATCGAGCGCATCCAGGACCACGGCGAGCGGACGGCTCGCGAGGCCGTCCGTGCGTTGCCCGACGGGGCGTGGTCGGCGGTCGACTACGCCGACGGGACGACCGGCGACGGCATCCGGATCGAAGTCGAGGTGACGATCGACGGCGAGGAGGTCCACGTCGACTTCTCGGGGTCTGCCGAGCAGGTCGACGGGCCGCTGAACATCCCCCGCGGGATGACCGAGACCGTCTGCAAACTCTGTTTCAAGACGATCACGACGCCCGAGGAAGCGTCGAACGCCGGTCAGTACGAGCCGCTGTCGATCCACGCACCGGAGGGCAACGTCTTCAACGCGAGCTACCCCGCGCCGACGTTTACCATCTGGACCGGCATCGTCAGCGTCGACGTCGTGTTCAAGGCGCTCGCGAAAGCGATGCCCGAGCGCGTCCCGGCCAGTTCGGGCGGCGATCTGAACGACATCATGCTGTTCGGCGAGGACCCCGAAACGGGCCGCCAGTTCGTCGAGGCAAACAACGACGCCGTCGGCTGGGGCGGGACGACGGATCACGACGGGGCCACCGCGATCATGCATATCACCGAAACGATGGTCCAGAACATCCCCATCGAGGTCTTCGAAAGCAAGGCCCCGGTCTCGTTCGACGAACTCTCGCTTCGACAGGATTCAGGCGGTGCAGGGGAATACCGCGGCGGCCTCGGCCTCCGGCGAGACTTCCGCATGGAGAGCCCCGTCGGCGCGCTCTCGATCGTCCAGAAGACCCGCGAACCAGGCTGGGGGATCGACGGCGGCGACCCTGGCGCGAAAAACGGCGTCGTCCTCGAGTGTCACGACGACGCCGACGAGCGCGTCCAGGTACTCGTCGACAACACCGACATCTACGACGACGACCGACAGTGGGTCGGAATGTTCCGGGGGACCTTCCTCGAGGACGAGGTCATCTCCAACCGCACGGGCGGCGGTGGCGGCTACGGCGACCCGTTCGACCGCGACCCCGAAGCCGTCCGCGAGGACGTGATCGATGGCTACGTCTCCCGCAAGGCGGCCCGCGAGGAGTACGGCGTCGTGATCACCGACGACGACGACATCGATTGGGAAGAAACCGACCGTCGGAGATCCAAATCGACATGA
- a CDS encoding M24 family metallopeptidase, whose translation MTESSVIENRLERAREAAAERDLEALVCFPSSNLTYLSGFEDEPMERHLFLFVTPERELFVAPEMYDHQIRDASPVEDVRTWSDDEDPTRLLEAVGDDLDIGSGRLLVDDRMWALFTQDLRATFPDASFGLAGEVLSDLRIRKDEAELEALREAARISDHVSEQIRALAGEAIGMTEAELAAEIDRRLEDAGGSGVSFETVVGSGPNGARPHHRHGDREIESGDPVVLDFGTWVEGYPGDQTRTVVFDGEPSERFLDVHEAVLEAHNAGVEAAGPGVEAREVDRAARQVLEERGYGDEFIHRTGHGVGLDVHEPPYITSENARKLEPGMVFSVEPGVYLEGEFGVRIEDLVVVTDGGCERLNDSPRGWQSL comes from the coding sequence ATGACCGAGTCATCCGTCATCGAGAACAGACTCGAACGCGCCCGCGAGGCCGCAGCCGAGCGCGACCTCGAGGCACTGGTCTGCTTTCCGAGTTCGAACCTCACCTACCTCTCGGGGTTCGAAGACGAGCCGATGGAACGGCACCTGTTCCTGTTCGTCACTCCCGAGCGGGAGCTGTTCGTCGCGCCCGAGATGTACGACCACCAGATTCGCGACGCGTCTCCCGTCGAAGACGTCCGAACGTGGAGCGACGACGAAGACCCGACACGGCTGCTCGAGGCGGTCGGCGACGACCTCGACATCGGCAGTGGGCGGCTCCTGGTCGACGACCGCATGTGGGCGTTGTTCACCCAGGACCTGCGGGCGACATTTCCTGACGCCTCGTTCGGCCTGGCTGGCGAGGTGCTCTCTGACCTGCGTATCCGCAAAGACGAGGCGGAACTCGAAGCTCTCCGCGAAGCCGCGCGGATTTCAGACCACGTCAGTGAGCAGATCCGGGCACTCGCTGGCGAGGCGATCGGCATGACGGAGGCCGAACTCGCCGCCGAAATCGACCGTCGGCTCGAGGACGCTGGCGGTTCCGGCGTCTCCTTCGAGACCGTCGTCGGCAGCGGGCCGAACGGTGCCCGGCCACACCATCGCCACGGCGACCGCGAGATCGAATCCGGCGATCCCGTCGTCCTCGATTTCGGCACCTGGGTTGAGGGCTATCCCGGCGACCAGACCCGGACGGTCGTCTTCGACGGCGAGCCGTCAGAGCGGTTTCTGGATGTCCACGAGGCCGTCCTCGAAGCCCACAACGCTGGCGTCGAGGCTGCTGGCCCCGGTGTCGAGGCTCGCGAGGTCGACCGCGCCGCCCGGCAAGTACTCGAAGAACGCGGCTACGGTGACGAGTTCATCCACCGCACCGGCCACGGCGTCGGCCTCGACGTCCACGAACCGCCCTATATCACGAGCGAGAACGCCCGCAAACTCGAGCCCGGAATGGTGTTCAGCGTCGAACCTGGCGTCTACCTCGAGGGTGAGTTCGGCGTCCGCATCGAGGATCTGGTCGTCGTCACCGATGGCGGCTGCGAGCGGCTGAACGACTCGCCTCGAGGATGGCAGTCGCTTTGA
- a CDS encoding outer membrane protein assembly factor BamB family protein, whose product MNRYHGYVSGEFEKDILEVQTWNTDSRSIRAPPITSQTNTFLIDGSEGVVTFGTDGQYERTFDYVLPIGAAYIDDDLFVLGSEKLVRLSDNEVSWSVPLEVPPQSIKATGDQILVTPDLADSIVSIHNADTGEIVTTTSVDGTISSAAFSENGTGYLLTSRGTVIAISGDQVAVLADLDTYGTQISVEKDILYVAGNDGNGLITALDIETGEILWEITEPGLGDWGFAVDDRHVYTLTNSGTLTAISEGEIIWTAKSEGSFQKHAGADRAPVCTDDFVMYIGSEMALVVVDRETGTEQGRYTWNPVSPNRPIPYGNGVLLSDQVGLYWLPVDD is encoded by the coding sequence ATGAATCGATATCACGGATACGTGAGTGGAGAATTTGAAAAGGATATCCTTGAAGTTCAAACCTGGAACACTGACAGCAGAAGTATTCGAGCCCCACCTATTACCTCACAAACAAATACATTTCTCATAGATGGATCCGAGGGAGTTGTTACATTTGGGACAGACGGGCAGTATGAACGGACCTTTGATTATGTTCTTCCCATTGGAGCAGCTTACATTGATGATGACCTCTTCGTGTTAGGTTCAGAAAAATTAGTACGTCTCTCAGATAACGAGGTCTCCTGGAGCGTTCCGTTAGAGGTTCCCCCTCAATCTATCAAAGCTACTGGCGACCAAATTCTCGTAACACCGGATCTGGCAGATAGCATTGTGAGCATCCATAATGCCGATACTGGCGAAATAGTTACGACTACATCAGTTGATGGTACAATATCCTCAGCAGCTTTCTCTGAGAACGGCACTGGCTATCTTTTGACCTCCCGCGGCACAGTTATTGCGATTAGTGGAGACCAAGTTGCTGTTCTTGCAGATTTGGATACCTATGGTACGCAAATTTCTGTTGAAAAGGATATTTTATACGTCGCTGGAAACGATGGCAATGGACTGATCACTGCGCTCGATATAGAGACGGGGGAGATATTATGGGAGATAACGGAGCCCGGACTTGGTGATTGGGGTTTTGCTGTCGATGATAGGCATGTTTATACATTAACCAATTCTGGAACGCTCACAGCCATATCTGAAGGGGAGATAATCTGGACCGCCAAATCAGAGGGGTCATTCCAGAAGCATGCCGGCGCCGACCGTGCACCTGTCTGTACAGATGATTTTGTAATGTATATTGGATCTGAAATGGCTCTAGTTGTGGTTGACCGTGAGACCGGTACTGAACAGGGACGATATACATGGAATCCAGTTTCACCAAACCGTCCTATTCCATATGGGAATGGGGTGTTACTGTCTGACCAGGTGGGCCTCTATTGGCTTCCAGTAGACGATTGA